In the Panthera leo isolate Ple1 chromosome D3, P.leo_Ple1_pat1.1, whole genome shotgun sequence genome, ataaataaaattaaattaaattaaactaaattaaattaaatttaaaaaatggctccGTCAGGTTGTTAAACTATAAGCTGAAAGGAAGTCTGACTGTAAAGGAAGTTGACCAGAAGGACGGGAGAATTGCTGAAAACCTAAAACATGTCTAATTAGGTTTGGTCTTCTGTAGTATAGTGGATACACTGTGGTCTGCTGTCTAGTTTAAAGCCATGGGTGTTAGGAAATACAGCCCTTGCTGTGATGAGGGATCTCAACTGGCTTAAACACTCTGTTTCTAGATTATGCTCATTCCCTGTTCTAAAAACTCAACACCATTCACAGCCCATCCTCTCTTGAGGAATAGCAGGCAAAGAGAAACTTTTACAAATCTGAAAACCTAAAGTTTAGAGCCTAAAATTTTACAgaacctaaaattttaaaagttcatctgCTTCCACTGTGGTGTCCATGTATCAAGCAGACAATCACTCCAGCTTGAAGCCCACTAGCTTGCCCACCCGCCACGGAGGACTGAGGGCAAAGGCCAAATCCTGCTCCTGGAGGTAGCACTTAGCAGGTAAAAGGAGGCTCTTGAACTGAATTCAGGGTCTTTGGAACACCGCTAGTGATGACTAAAAAAGTTTGCGCATGCAATGTTTCAAATCTGAAAGCTACGTTTTCTCTCAGTTTAGTTTATCAAGGTCAGTTGATACGCCCTTCTGGACCAACTAATTTCCTCCACCTTCACCCTATCTAAATTCTCCAGAGAAGTCTTTAAAAAGGCATCCTGATTAACTAGTATAATACAGTGAAGGACCAATCAAGAGAGGTAAAAAATAGGCTCAACAAATAAAGTTCTAGCATGTGACAGACCCACAGATTGCCAGCCTATAGGTTTGTTCCCAAGATTTTCAACACAGGGAACCACGTCTCAATTCCTGTATCAATTCTGCTTTTGAAATGGCAGCTAAGACGCCACAAGGTAACCTGAAACTTAACTTTCTATTAAATAATTGGAGTTTTGACTGGCCTGGGCCAAGGCAGAGCCAGCTTTAAACAGCCTCACATACAACAAGCAGTCCTATTAGAAAAAGGGACTCTTACCTGCAGTGACAAAAGGGTGGCTTGTTAGGTAACATTTGTTTGGGGAGCCAGATTCTAAAATCAAGATGATTCAaggatttaaactttttttttgttttttttttaatgtttatttatttttgacagagacagagacagaatgcgagggggttaggggcagagagagagggagacacagaagcagaagcaggctccaggctctgagctgtcagcacagagcccaacgcggggctcgaactcacaagctgtgagatcatgacctgagctgaagtctgacgctcaaccgactgagccacccaggcgccccaaaggatttaagttttaaatgaatGGGAACCACTTTCTCATTTGGCAGCAAATacttctcttcctgtttcctggGTCAGATTTAATAGATAGTGAGCTGACATACATGTGGGTTTACAGCAATTTAGAATACTTCATTTGCATAATGATTGCAATAATAACATGCAAGAGTTAAGAATACTCTTTCCCAAGATGACTGCTGCAAACCATTAAGTATATCACCTTTTAACTTTCCTTATTTTGATCTGGTTTTAATACTTCATGAGGCCAAAATCTTGCCAATGCAACTACTTGCCAAGCGGAAAATGGATTAATTTATAAAGATTCCTGGTACCAAAGCCaaaatagtaggtgctcaataactgtttcctgaatgaatgaaaaaagttACACACTTAATGTTACTGACATTTACTTTTTCCACCAATCTGAACGGGAGAGCAACTACTCCTACAGTAGAAAAAAGGAAGGCAGCCACAGCTAACATTAAAAATCAGGGAAATATCCTGATTTAAACAAGGCAGTTAATCCTAATAGCTCCAGATAACCATTACAAAAAAGACTTGTTACAGTTGCTCTGGCTGTTAAACCCACGACTCCCTTCACGTTTATTGAAGTTTGATGGATTCTCTCTTTAAGAGAGTAGCCctcctaaattaaaaataagactggCGATTTTTTCAATAATGCATAAAAtgcttgtgtttgtttgttttttctattaaGCAGACAGATTGAatatcccttctcccttcccacacTAAGCACCTGAATGAAAGCTGGTTTCCCAGTGCTAACAACATCTGACTTCTCAAAGGCAAGGTCAGGAACAACTGCATGTGCCCCACAGACAGGCTGCTGCTCTCGTTTTCAGCTGGGACGCTATAAGGTGTGACTGGCTCCTAGTGAAGTCAATGGGGATGTGCACCACCAGCTCCAGACTCTTTCCACTACTCGATTTCCTACTTGCAGAATTCCTGAAAACTATTTCTAGAAGTAATATGGGTTAAAGTCAAACACGTGCAACTGAAGACACCTTTGTCACAAGCTCACAAAGGTGCCTGAGTATGTATTTTAGGGAGCTAATGCTCACATCTTTGGTACTGGAGAGAGGCACAGTCTATAAAAGCTTTAGCGACAAAACTATGACATTTAGAATCTAAACCTTACTATGTTGTGTGCAAATAAAAAAGACTAAAGTTACAAATCTCTATCATCCATCTAAGCAGAAGAACTGTTCTCTGAGGCAGGaagaatgctgtattttcatGTAAAGAGAACAGCTACGAAAATGTAGGAGGGGCTGTGCTAAACTAAGCCTTTTAAAATGTACCATGTGATCTCCATGAGCGCTAAGAAGCCGCACCAGTAAGTGGATCATCTTAGATCACAACAGCTatgcaggaggaggggagatggaAACTACCCTTTGCTTTTACCACAGCCATTCCAGGGAATTAGAGTGAACTTCTTAAAGCAACCATCACAACCGCTACCataacccctccccaccccgcaaaaccaacaaaaatcagGAACTTCACGTGAGTAAAAATCACAAATTCCATGATTGCTAATCCTTGGATGCATTCATTTTTCAATGACCCACTTATGAACACTCTCAAGAAGTAAAAAGAGTAAATGCATTTAAAGTTCTAGGCTCTTCGTTTGTTGAGAAACTTGCAACATTAGAAGAGAATCAAAGCATCGGGGTGTATTATCAAGAAGTCTAGAATAAGATGGTCAACGGTGGAGTTCTATGCAATACCACTTGAGGAGTCTGGCCAATATTAAGGTTAGATAGCCTGTGTTCATAATTAAGTAATAGTGACTGAAGCTGAAGGCATACATTTCCTGAAGATTAATGACCTAACAGCATTTCCTGAAGATTAATGACCAGCCAAGAGGAGGTGACTGCCTAAAGCAGTGCCTTGGGCCACTAACCCCAGCCGGTCATTAATCCCCAGGAAATGCCCTGGACCTCAAGGTTACAgtgattttaataaatacaagAGGAAAAAGTTTAATATCAGCTTTCTACAGAAACTCAACATTTGTATCATTCTTAGAATGCTAAGACCGCCATAAGGTGACTTCTACAGGAATCACTAGAGTTCCCTTAAACTTCTTAATCCTGGTTAAAAACTTACTTTAACATAAGTGAAAAGCAGGCGTGTTAATACGTGAACAACTTTTTGTAGTGTTTTAACTACAAGGAACTCAGCTATAATAATGTTTTGCATAATAACAATCAGCCAACATATGGACactcaaatctatttttaattttaatctatatttaCGTAACAGtaactcaagaaaaataaatgaatcagtaTTCAGGTTTATAGAACTGATTTATCTCACTCAGTTAAAACAAGACTGTGACAGAGCAACTGCATTCCCTAGACCAAAACAAAACCGACCGGAACAACTCCCTCCTCCCATCTTCTGAATCTTAACTCGATTCTATAGGACACTGATGTCAAGAAACTAGCAGACTGACGCCAGGAGGCAAACTGTTTCATTATTATTCCAAGCAGATATATACTTTAATATTAAACTTTCTCAGGCTTTTCACTCCTCAATTAATCAGGTGCCACTCTAAACCAGGACATTTTAAGGGTCTTACTTTATCAGAAGaatgtgaacatttatttttgatctcaaagaaaaagcaaacccaaattctccaaagaagaatcCTCCTCTCCGCCCTTACAACTCCATAAAACCACCTCCTGGTCTGTCGGAAATGTACCACGCACATAGAAGTACAGAAAGACACATAGCCGGCAGGTCTTGTGTATTTTAGAGAACTTTGCTGTTTATATTAAATTCATTCGCAGCCCCTTTCTCTGTTGGCCTTGATGATTAGCTGGTAAACCTCTGAAAGGGTCAGATTGTCCAGAACTGGAATTTCCACTTTGGAAAAAGCACAGAGGTACCTGACATCTGTTTCTTGAAGGGCCTGCACTACACCTCCAGACTTACAGTCCAAATTCCTACTTCTGCATGATGGCAGGGAGGTCAGAGTTGTAAAACCTCCAGTGGCTACTCCTGCCTGCAGAATAGAGCACAGCCCCCAAAGACCTCTCGTTTCTGGCTCCCAGAGAAGAGTATTCCAAAGATGAGTACAATTTTAGTAATATGAATATATTCCtctaggaaaaataataataagcatccGTTCAAGTCCTCAATCTCAACCTAGAATTTGGTACTGCTGAGAATTAACTAATATTAATATTGAAACAGTTCCCTAATCCTTGATGAGGACTCTGAAGTCCAGAGAGGTAAACTGATTTGCCCAAAGGGCTCAGCTTCTGGGCTACAACTTCTTAACTTTGGATGTCCTTGCCACACTACTGCGCAGTTTGTCTTAAATATCTATATTCTTAAGTGTTACCTGCCCCCTAGATAGTGAGCCCCATGGGGCTAGGGAGAGGCAGTGAAGTTTGTTGCCTAGGTGCTACCCACTACCGggcagggagcctggctggtAGTGCTGATACCCCTTCCTTCTATTAACAAGTGACTTTATTTTATGGAAAGCGCACCCCAAACATCACTTTACATTCAGCTACCTATTACAGTATAAACTGGCACTGGATTACCCATCTCTCCACTCCCCGCCCACTTACAGGAAGTGGGCTTGgcacgttttcttttttcttttttataaccgtttttgttttaatctttgtaAGCTATGGCAAATATGCAAGAGTATTTTAATGGTTACTttactcaaatatattttaagtaattgctTCCTTTATATGCGCGGTATTCCTGCACTGTGCCTTATTAAACTCATGCATTCAATGGAGAGTCAGGCTGCCTCCAACCCTTTTGTTCTGAGAACTTTGAAGTTTTAGCCTTACAGCTCAGCACTGAATGTTAGGGACCTTGGCTTCTCAACATCTTTTAAGGTTAGGCATAAACTTTCCTGAAAAGCACAAGAGTTAAGCTCCTAAGGGTGAAATCAAACCAAATCAAATCTGATTCAGTAtatttagtactttttaaaactcctcccctccccggaCCCAGACCTGCGTTAGCAGGAGTTAGTCTAGAAATGGTACCAAAGAAACATTTCATGCATAGAGTTTGGTTTGGTTACCTGGGTGGGGGAAACAATAGCAGGTGAAACTACTGTGGGAGAATTGGTGCTTCTGTGCCCATTGGCTTCTGGAAGAAGAGGCAGGGGGTCGTGTTTCACGGAAACCACCACCACCGCATCCACAGGCTCCGAGGGGCGGATACAAAGTCTTTTGGGGGAAGAGGGGCCGCAGATATCCCCAGACCCGAACACCGACTCGTACAGAGCGCGCTTGGGCGCAGCCTCAGATTTCACGTCGGGCCCGACCTGGCTGTCTTTGGGGAGGATATAGGTGTTCCCCAGCGAGGGCGGCtgggggcggtggtggtgggagggatgggtgggggggtggtgggagtggTGGCGAGCCGCCCCGTTTAGAGCCTCCGCGTAGCAGCCCTGCGGGGCGGGCGAGCCCAGTTTGGTGCCGATGCCCGCGATGCTGTTGAGCGTGGCGATGGAGACGGCGCCGATGCAGTGGTTGGTGTAGGTCTTGGAGAGCTTGGCCGCCTTCGAGAGCATCTGCATCCTGGTGCCCAGCAAGTTCTTGCCGATGGCTTTGTTCTCGTACCAGGTCACATCGCCCTCGCTGCAGTGATCCCGGGGCCGCTGGAAGAACGCCTTGCAGAGGGGGTTGCGCTTCGACAGGTACTTGACGAAGCTGGCGTAGGGGCAGAACTCGGTGCCCGTCTCGTACATGCGGGGCAAGTTCTCCTCGTCGCTGCTCTCGGCACGCTTCTTGCTCCACGACGACGAGCGCGACTTATGGTAAGGCCCGAGGGACTTAAAGTAGACGAACTTGCGGCCGTCCTCATCCATAGCCAGCCCAAAGGAGTCCTCCTCCAGCTCGCGCTGGTTCTCGCGGCCTCGCGTGCAGAAGTACATACAAGTCTCGAACCAGACCTTGTTGAGCAGCCCGAAGGGCGTGTTGGTGCTGAAGACGCTGGAGGTGTAGAGCTTGCGCAGGTCGGCACGCGTGATGGCTTGCTTCTGCACCACGGGCCCGGCGCCCTGCTCCTCGAGCTTGCGGATGACCGCGGCCAGCGTCAGGTTGGCGCTGCGCAGCTCGGGGTCCTTGGTGAGGTCGAGCGTGCGGCAGTACGGGGGCTCGTTGAGGTAGCGGTTGAGGGAGCTGCGGATGCTGATGAGCGACGACTTGCTGTAGAGCTGGCCGCTCTTGGAGCGGGCCTCGGCGTAGAAGGAGCGCAGCACGCGGCACAGCGCCCCCTTGTCCATGGTCTCGAAGTCCGGGCTCTGCGCCTTCTCGCTCAGGTACTCCCGGAAGATGCGCACGGCGTAGCGGGTGGCCAGCCGGGTGTTCTCGCTCAGCCGGGCCCGCTCGGGGCGCTGCAGCACGTCGGGGTCCAGCTCGGCGCTGTCCCCGGGCGGCCCGCCGCGGGCCCGGGGCGCCAGCAGTCGCGGCGGCGCCTCGGGCTCCAGCGCGGCGCTCTGGTCCATATTGATCATATGGACCGGCTCGGGCTCTAACTCCTCCCCGGCCGAGTCCTCGGGCTCCAGGGGCTCGTCCCAGTCCAGCcccatctcttcctcctcctcttcctcctcctcgtcctcctccagccccccacctccgtcctcctcctcctcgtcccccgtTATCTGCACCTCTTGGAtctcgtcgtcctcctcctcttcctcctcctcctcgcccgCGCTGCAGTAGTGCGGGCGGCCgtggcggcggccgcggccccCAGCACCGCGCTCGCCCTCGCCCCGCTCCCCATTGttctcggcggcggcggcggcggcgctggcgCTGCCGCCCGCGCTGGTGTTACAGTCCCCGCTGCCAGGCATTCTCGCCATATTGCCGTCTCTCTGCCAGTCCTCGGGCAGGGCGCATGCGCTATATTGGACCGCAGCGCTGAGAGCTTTTGTGTTTAATGACCTTCAGCTACCGGGAGGCAAAGCCGGGCTCTTAAAGGAGCCGCGCTCCAATTGTCAGTTCGGAGCGCTACTCCGGAGGGGCAGCGGCGCgcaggggatggaggggaggggaggcgggggtaAGTtaggcagggagagggtaaggACGGAGGCTGGCTggaccctcttcctcccccacccctctccccactcctaaGAAAACtttaacggggggggggggggtgaagaaaggggagggagagctgtCGGTGGGGGTGAAACACTCCCAACTTACCCTCTGGCGGAGTGGCGCGCGGGCCCGggcgggagagagggagggccgGCGGGAGGGCGGGGCGGTCTCGCTTCTCTAAGTAATGCCCGAGGAGCAGTGCCCCTTCCACTGCCCCCTCATTGCCCCCCGGAGCCGGGGGTTCGGGGAGGCGGCAGAGCCGGGCTGGCCGCGGGTGCTGCTCGGAGAAGCCGGGTCTGGGGCCGCCCGGAGCGGAGCAGGCAGGTTAATGAGCAGGGTGGAGGAGGCACGGCGAGGCCCCGCACCCTCTCTGCGCCCGCGGCCAGGGCGCAGCGGGCGAGGCTTGGGAGCGGGATGGGGCTGGCGGCGGCGGCTCCCCCACCTACTTGCTGGCGGCGAGGCGCGGGGGCCTGGGGCCAGCCGCACGGCTCCCAGCTCCCTTTCCGACTCTTGCAAAGGAGCGAAACACGCCCCACGTCAGCCTCATCCCTTTCGACTTTTCCAACAGCCTCTTTTAAGCTGTCATTAAAGACCCGGGGCGCTCCCCGTAGGTCTAGGGCAAGTCTGCGCCGGTCCCGCCAGCCTGGGGaaggagcaagaaagaaagactgggaggggcgggtgggaggGGAGACTCGGGGAGAGGCGCTCCGGACCCCAGGGACCCCTCCCCGCACGCTTAGGCCGCCGCCCTCCGGGCCTCGGAGCACACTGACACAACTCCCTCTGGCGAGGCGCTCCACCTGGTTGGAGCTAGAGCAATGCCGATCCCTAAGGCCCGTCGGCGGGCGGGCGGAAAAAGTGAACTTGGGTCtcggccgcccccgccgccgccacaATTCCGGCAATTTGGATCCCGAGCGCGCTCTTGTTCCAAGTTTGCCAACCGCCATTCTTTCGCCCTCGGGGCTGCGCTGCCTCCGGCGCACGGGGGCGGATACCTCCGAAACTGGAAAGGCGGCCAAAGAGCTCGCCGGGTCCCGCTTTCCCATAGGAGACACTGTCCCACTTCCAGCCGAACGCCCGCCCCCGGCGCGCCCAGACTCCGGGCGCGTCCTCGCGTccccgcctccctctctcccGGCCCAGGGGCAGCGCCCCCAGAGCTGCGGGAGACCTCGGTTGTTTTCTTTGGCGGCACAACCCCTTCCATGTCGAGCTCGCACGGCATCCTAATTTTCTCCTCCTCGGGCAGCCCAAGTGTCCCCTGGCGCTCCGCCAGCTCCAAGACCCGGGGGCTAAGGGGAACCAACGGAG is a window encoding:
- the KCTD1 gene encoding BTB/POZ domain-containing protein KCTD1 isoform X1, producing MARMPGSGDCNTSAGGSASAAAAAAENNGERGEGERGAGGRGRRHGRPHYCSAGEEEEEEEEDDEIQEVQITGDEEEEDGGGGLEEDEEEEEEEEEMGLDWDEPLEPEDSAGEELEPEPVHMINMDQSAALEPEAPPRLLAPRARGGPPGDSAELDPDVLQRPERARLSENTRLATRYAVRIFREYLSEKAQSPDFETMDKGALCRVLRSFYAEARSKSGQLYSKSSLISIRSSLNRYLNEPPYCRTLDLTKDPELRSANLTLAAVIRKLEEQGAGPVVQKQAITRADLRKLYTSSVFSTNTPFGLLNKVWFETCMYFCTRGRENQRELEEDSFGLAMDEDGRKFVYFKSLGPYHKSRSSSWSKKRAESSDEENLPRMYETGTEFCPYASFVKYLSKRNPLCKAFFQRPRDHCSEGDVTWYENKAIGKNLLGTRMQMLSKAAKLSKTYTNHCIGAVSIATLNSIAGIGTKLGSPAPQGCYAEALNGAARHHSHHPPTHPSHHHRPQPPSLGNTYILPKDSQVGPDVKSEAAPKRALYESVFGSGDICGPSSPKRLCIRPSEPVDAVVVVSVKHDPLPLLPEANGHRSTNSPTVVSPAIVSPTQDSRPNMSRPLITRSPASPLNNQGIPTPAQLTKSNAPVHIDVGGHMYTSSLATLTKYPESRIGRLFDGTEPIVLDSLKQHYFIDRDGQMFRYILNFLRTSKLLIPDDFKDYTLLYEEAKYFQLQPMLLEMERWKQDRETGRFSRPCECLVVRVAPDLGERITLSGDKSLIEEVFPEIGDVMCNSVNAGWNHDSTHVIRFPLNGYCHLNSVQVLERLQQRGFEIVASCGGGVDSSQFSEYVLRRELRRTPRGPSVIRIKQEPLD